The genomic DNA AACCAGATACGGAAATTCAATGGTACGAAAAAGGCGATTTTCTGTCATTCCTCTCATGCGGGATGCAGTTATACCTCGAAGGTACCGTTAAAGATGTTAACGCCGTCAGCTATGCCACGCCTGCTGGAATGCAAGCGCAAGGCGTTCACGTCTTTGTAAATAGTGAAATTAGTAAGGTCGACCCTGCTAGTCACAGTGTTCACGTTATTGATCACGCCACTGGTGACGAACGTGATGAAGCTTATGACAAGCTAGTCCTAAGTGTCGGCGCAGTACCATTTGACCTACCAGTACCCGGCCATGACTTAGCCAACATCTACGCGATGCGTGGTCGCGACTGGGCCATCAAATTAAAGGCCAAGACCGTTGACCCCAGCGTTAAAAATGTGGTTGTCATTGGCTCCGGTTATATCGGTATCGAAGCGGCTGAAGTCTTTGCTAAGGCCGGCATGCACGTCACGGTTATCGACTTATTACCACGTTTACTCAGCCTTTATCTTGATCAAGAATTCACGGATATCTTAACTAAGACGATGGCCGATCACGGCATCTATGCCGCCGTTGGCCAAGGTATTAAAGCGTATGAAGGCGTTGATGACCACGTCACCAAAGTGGTGACCGACCAAGGCGAATATCCAGCTGATCTAGTCGTAACCGCCGCCGGAATTCGGCCAGCAACTGGCTTCTTGAAGGACGTTGTCGACTTGGATGATCACGGTTTGATCAAGATCAACGACCACCTCCAAACGAGTGACACTGACATTTACGCCGTCGGGGACGCGACCTTAGTCCCATTTGCCCCTACTGGCAAGGATAACCGCATTGCGTTAGCCACTAACGCTCGTCGGCAAGGTCGGATTGCCGCTAAGAACTTACTTGGCGAAAACGTCCCAATGCCCGCCGTTTCTGGTTCATCCGCACTTTCCGTCTTTGACTATCACTTTGCTTCCACTGGTGTTAAAGAAGGTACCGCTGATAAACTGGGCGTCAAGACAGCATCCGTGTTAGTCACCGATACCATTCGGCCTAAATTTGTCTCTGAAGACGCTGGCAACACCAAAGTTTGGTTCAAACTAACCTTTGACCCAACTGACGGTCACGTGCTTGGTGCGCAAATCATGTCGAAGTACGATGTCACAGCTAACATCAACGCCATCTCAGTGGCTATTCAAGCTAAACTGACTGTTGCTGACTTAGCTTACACGGACTTCTTCTTCCAACCAGGCTTCGATCGTCCTTGGAACATTATCAACGTCGCCGCCCAAAAAGCAGCCGCAACCTTAAACTGAATCAATTAGACCTTAATTAAGCCATGAAACATCAAACGGATTCCTCAGCCACACATTGCTGAAGAATCCGTTTTTTAATGCCAGTCATCAGAATTGACAGTGTAACAAGTTTATTTTCAGATATCATTTCATAAAACACCATGCTAGACGTTGTACTAGTTATTACTGAGCATCAATCGTGATTAAAATGTGCCAGTTAGATTACTGTTCGTCAGCCGGTGTGCGTCCTATTCCGACCTCCGGAGCTGGGTGCCAATTGCTGGAACGCAGCCGACGTCGATTTGAGCTAACGCCCAACCCGCGTCATCTCAAATACGAGTCTTATTCTAAGCCGGAAGCAACCCACTTCCGACTAAGAATAATTGGGCTACTGAGCATTGTCACCCAGCCCCTCCAGTCGGTAAGCCGCTCGAATGGCTGATAAAACAGCCACTTAACTCGGTATAATAGGTCGTTGAATATTTTGATACTGACACTTCAGTTAGACGTTGCGTTATCATCGTTCATTTTAACTATTCCAATACTACGCATGACGATTTAGACATAGTTCTACTGTCACAATAGTACTATCAGTCTGAAAGTTTGATGACAAGATTATCGTTTGAGAAGAATAACGATCAGTCCTTCAAAAACTGGGTACGCCTATGTCTGCCTTTAGAACACTGTCCCGGCTGGAAGGCGTTTCTGACAATGCTCAGCGGTGAAATTCCACTTGGCAAGCGTTCTTTGCTTGGTTAGTGGAAGATCAGTATTTAAGACGTGGGTTGCGGCTTAAATCTGTGTCCACCGCGTTCCAGCAATTGGCAGAAATGCCTGGAGGTCGGTTTAGGACGAACCATCAAAGCATGTTTACGCTAACTCGCACTTTTTCCAGCGGGCCTAAGCTGGCTGCTTTTGAACTTACACAACTGGCACATTTTAATCACAATTCATGACAAATTAACTCGCACCATGTGTATCATGTTAATAAAAGACGGGGATTCAGAAAGGTTTAACTCGCTGAATCCCCGCCTTGATAACTATTATCTCAAGAAACATATGCTGTTTGAGCGACTTTCATCAAGTCGGCCACGTGCTAATAAATATTAATCAAGCCCTGAGTGCCTTGATCACCCAAGCCTTTGACATCGACCATTACTTCATAAAGTCGTTTAGCCTGCGCCGTCGCAACCAGATTAAGTCCCATCGCATCCGCCTCACTCAAAGCAATCCGCAAATCTTTAAGAAAATGGCGGGCAAAGAAGCCCGGCGTGTAATCGTCCTTCAAAATCCGGGGCACGTAATTATCCATGCTCCAGTTATCGGCACCACCGCTGGATAACGTTGCCAAGACTTTTTCCGGATCAAGACCGGCTGCCTTGGTATACAATAACATTTCAGTTAAGCCAGTCATCGTCCCTGCAATCATGATCTGATTGGCCATCTTAGCGTGTTGGCCGGTACCAGCATCCCCAAAATGATTGACCTTGTGACCAAGAACGTTGAATAACGGTAACATCGTCTCGTAAGTAGCGGTATCGCCACCAACCATCACTGTCAAGGTGGCGTTTTGAGCACCAATATCACCACCGGACACGGGCGCATCCAAAGCATGCATGGCGTGTTCACGCGCGTAAGTCGCAATTTTAACGGCTAACTTGGGTTGGCTCGTCGTCATGTCAATCACTGTTTTTCCAGCAGCCAAGCCGCTGAAAATCCCGTGATTGCCAAAATAAACTTGGTCAACGTCCTGTGGAAACCCAACCATGGTGAAGACCACGTCACTCATTTGTGCCACGGCAGCCGGCGTATCCGCCCAAGTGGCCCCCGCCGCAACTAACGCATCCGCCTTACTTTTTGTCCGATTATAAACCGTCATATCATAGCCAGCTGCCATCAGATTGCGGACAATCGCTGCCCCCATGACGCCGGTACCAATCCAACCTAATTTCATCATTTACGCACCTTTCCTTCTACGCGCTGTTCATTGCGGAGACGTCGCCAAAAATGAATCAGGAGCGTGATCATAAATGCTACTAATACGATACCACCAAAGGCCGTCGCGGGAATATCCCAACCAATGGCAGGAATCGAAATAAATAATTTAATGGCAATCAAAACAATCAAGCAGTATGCCATCGTTTCCAGTTCAGGAATCTTACGCATTAATCGCATGATTACTTCAGCAATCCCGCGCATGCAAGCAATCCCAATCATGCCACCAATCAAGACGATGACTGGATTATCAGAAATGGCTAATGAAGCTAATACCGAATCAATTGAAAAAATAATATCCATCATTTCAATCTGAATCACAACTGACCAAAAATTACTCAAGCCAAAGAAACGTCGTTGTTTCTTCGGTTTCTGTGCCACCGCAGCCCCATTTTTCGGCTGACTAAAATACCGATAAACCAAGTACACTAGGTAAGCCGCACCTAACACCTTAATCTCCCAAAAACTAATTAAATACGTCCCGATTCCAATAATCAAGAATCGAAACACGTAGGCCCCCCATAAGCCATAGAATAACGATTTTTCGCGTTCTTGTAAATTATCTAAACTCTGTGTTTGCGCTGCCAAGACGACGGCGTTATCAACTGAGAGCAAACATTCAATAATCGCTAATGATAAAATAATCAACCAATCATTAGCAGATGTTATCACGTTGCCCCAGTTAGTTGCGCTGAAGAAGGGTCCATACAACTGTTCGATTAAATGTAACAAGCGGCATCCTCTTTCTCTCAATTTGATTTGCTAATTTAAGTATACCCGTAAAAATAATTGATGACGCTTCCGCGAACTAATTTTCAAAAATAAAACTTATTTTCATCGTATTTACGAATCATTATTCTAATAAGCTGTCTGTGGATAACAAAAAAACTAGCCTATTGCTAGTTTTCTAACCCATCATTCTAATGTCCGGATGACTTTAGCTGGCACACCGGCCACTAATACATTATCTGGCACATCATGTGTCACGACCGCTCCCGCAGCGACCACGACATTATTACCAATTGTCACGCCGGGGGTAATTACCACTCTACCACCAATCCAGACATCATCACCAATCGTGACTGGATGCCCTTGTGCAAGGTTAGCACGTCGGCCACGTGCCGTTAACGGATGATTGACCGTATAAATATCGACATTCGGACCAATCATTACGTTATCGCCAATCCGAACCGGCGCAATATCCAAAATCGTTAAATTATAATTGCTGAGAAAATTATCGCCAACGTGAATATTACGACCATTATCGCAATTAAAATTAGCTTGCACAGAAAGATTGCGGCCATAGCTACCTAAAATTGCTTGCATCTTGACAGTTTGCGCATCAGGATCCGTCGCATCAATCTGATTGAATTCTTGACATAATTGGGCCGCGCGCGCCTTTTGTGCAGCCACCTCAGCGTCCTTAAATTGGTACCACTCACCAGCGGTTAATTTTGCTAATTCTGACATTGTGCCACACTCCTTTAGATTTATTACTTTAACTGTACGACTTAGAGTATGCTCCAAGTCAACCAAAAACTTACTGATTAGCCACTGTCGAACCGAGCGTCCACGTCACCGTTCCTGTATAAGTCGCTGCTCGGGCCGTTGCCGTATTAACTCGTAGTAACAGTCCATCATTTGCCGACCAGCCACTCGAATGACAGATGAATAGACCCTTAGCTTGAGGCAATTGGTCATTGCGTATTTTGATACTAGAACTTCAATTAAACGTTAAGTTGGCATTAACCATTGTAGACATTTCAATACCAATATGGATATTTAGATATGGTTAGGCTGTCGCAATAGCATCGTCAGTCTGACAGTTAAATGCCAAAATTACCGTTTGTGAATAACAACAATCAGGCCATCAAAAGTTGAGTACATCCCTGTCAGTCATTCGAATACTGTCCTGACTGTAAGGCGTTTCTGACAATGCTCAGCACTGCAAGCGTGTGGACTCAGTCTAACCCGAACACGTTTCGTCAATATGGCATTAAAGCGTGGAAGATCAGTATTTAAGACGTGGGCTGCGGTTTAAATCTGTGTCCATCGCGTTCCAGCAATTGGCAGAAATGTCTGGAAGTCGATATAGAAAGCACCTACCAAGTAAGTCCACCCCAATCAGAACTTTTCTCAGTGGGCCTAAGCTGACTGTTTTTGACTTTAGTTGTTTCGACCGCTTTAATCATGATTAATACCAATTGCATCGAAATTAACCATAAAAAGGAAACCCGCAAGTACACAGATTTCCTTCATATTATTTAAGCTTTAAACTCGCGCATCAATTGTTGGACCTGCCGATTATCGTCAGCAGTACCAATGGTTACTCGTAACCAGCCCGGTCGTAAGCCAGTTCTGATTAAATAACCATGCTGGCGTAAGTAATCGGCTAGTCGGTCTGCTGCGGGATAATTGAAGAAAATAAAGTTGGCCCCCGACTGATCATACGTCAGGCCTTGCTCATCCAAGAATGTTAACCATTTAGTACGCTCGGTTGCGTTTTTTTGAACAATAGTTTGAACAAAATCAGCGTCGTTAATCGCTGCCAAGGCCGCCACTTGTGCTAATGAATTTACGTTATAAGGCAACCGAATCGTTTGCATCGTTGACGCATACTGCAAGTTGAAGACCGCATAACCGACCCGGAAATTAGCCAAACCATATGCTTTTGAGAAGGTGCGCATGACGGCCACGTTCGCATACTTAGCAGGTAATTGCATGGCAGTGACCTGCGACGCAGCCGGGACAAAATCAATATAGGCTTCATCAATTAAGACCATCGTGTCAGTTGGGACTTGCTGAATGAAAGCTTCAATACTTGCCAGCGATTCAACTGTTCCAGTCGGATTATTCGGATTACATAACCAGACCATTTTCACCTGAGGGGTAATTGCACGCAGCAAACTAGTAAAATCAACGTGGTCATTCGACAATGTTGGCACACTGACTAGTTTAGCACCCTCGATTTCAGCGTGTAACCCGTATTCAGAAAACGTCGGTGTCGAGACCAACACTTGATCATCGGGAGCTAAAAATGTTCGTGATAGCATCACAATCATCTCGTCAAGGCCAACGCTAAAGACAATACTGGCTGGATCAATCTGTTGTTGCGCTGCAACTGCTTGCCGTAACACCGCCGCCTCAGCATCTGGATAACGATTGCTTTGAGCAAAATCCCAATTTTTGACGGCTTCGGCCACTGCTGGTGAAGTGCCATACGGATTTTCATTGGCTGACAACCGGACTAATTTGGCGACGCCCAATTCTGCTTGCAAAGTCGCCAGGGGTTTCTCTGGCACATACGGCTTTAACCGTTTAATACTAGCCTTCATCCAACTACCTCCTATAAATTATTGATTTCAGGTCGATCCTTGTAGTCACTCATCTTGCCCTCACGTTTAGCCAATTCTTGCTTGATCTGGTCAAAGCTAACACCACGTTCGACCAATAGCACTAAAACGTGATACAACAAGTCTGCCGTCTCATAAGTCAATTCATCATCACCAGGGTTTTTGGCCGCCACAATGACTTCAGTCGATTCCTCGCCGACCTTCTTTAAAATCTTATCGAGCCCCTTAGTGAATAAATAATCCGTATAGGAGCCCTTCTTAGGCGTTGCTTTCCGTTGTTTGATCAGTTCATATAATTCTTCCATATTTTGCATATTCGACACCACTTTCTTCTATAATATATTAATCAATTAATGAGGACTGAAAACCATCTGCCGTTAATCAACCATCCCAACATCACGCGTGATTCTTGCAGCAGATTAGCTTCCTACTAACACAACCGGGCTCACAGACGATGTCGTCAATTGCAACAGTCTAACGTCTCAGCCTTCATTTTCTAGTTCAACCGGGTTAAAGAAACAACTCGTATGTCCCGTATGGCAAGCGGGACCGTGTGGGTGAACTGTGACCAATAAAGTATCTTGGTCACAATCCAACGTCATACTGACGACATCTTGCAAGTTACCGCTCGTAGCGCCTTTGTGCCATAATTCTTGCCGTGACCGTGACCAGAACCACGTTTGGCCTGACGTCACTGTTCGGTGATAACTTTCAGCATTCATCCACGCAACCATCAAGACATCCTTCGTATCCGAATCAGTGACGACCGTTGTCAGCAAGCCATCGCCCTTCTCAAAATCTGGTGTCATCGTACACCCACTCCTCGCTCGCGTAATCTCGTTTTAACATCCGCAATCGTCAACTCGCCAAAGTGGAAGACGGAAGCCGCCAATGCACCATCAATCGGGGTTGTCCTAAAAACATCCACAAAGTCTTGTAAGTTACCCGCACCACCGCTGGCAATAATGGGTACGTTAACGGCTGCTCCCAGCGCCTGATACAACTTCGTATCAAACCCCGCCTTCGTGCCATCACGGTCCATACTCGTCACCAATAGCTCGCCCGCTCCTAATGCCACGGCCTGTTTTGCCCAAGCAATCGCATCTAGGTCAGTCGCTTGTTGACCACCATGCGTATAAACACGATATTGTTGTGTGGATGAATCCCACGCCGCATCAATGGCAACGACTATGCACTGATTGCCAAACTTCTCGGCCCCAGCACGAATCAGTTCCGGATTGGCCACTGCCGCAGAATTGATGGCCGTCTTGTCAGCGCCTGCTCGTAGAATCCGTTGCATATCCGCGACACTACTAATGCCACCACCAATCGTCAGTGGCATGAAAACCTGAGCTGAGACCTGCTCAACCATTGTCGCCATAGTCTCACGGTGCTCATTGGTGGCCGCAATATCTAAAAAGACTAATTCATCAGCACCCTGTTGTTGATAAGCCGCTGCAATCGCAACTGGGTCACCAACATCAGTCAAATTCACAAAGTTAACACCTTTCTTGACTCGGCCATCGGCAACGTCCAGACAAGGAATAATCCGTTTTGCTAACATTTAGTCACCCCCGCCAACTCAGCCAGTGTCACGCCGCCTTCAGCTAAGGCTTTACCAATAATGACATCTTTAAACCCACTAGCTTGTAAGACTTGAACATCGGTCAAATTTCGAACGCCACCACTGGCAATCAAGTTGGCCGTGGGCACTTGGGCTTGTAATTCTTGATACAACGCGAGGTTCGGCCCCTGCATCGTGCCATCACGCGCAACGTCCGTCACGATAAAATGCTTGGCACCACTTGCGGTCATCGTCTTCATTAACGTACTCATCTTGGTCTGCGACTGCTCCAACCAGCCTTTAATTGCCACATAGCCGTTGGTTCCGTCCAACCCAATCACGATTCGTTCGCCACCAAACTCACTTAGCAACTGTTTAACCAGTTGTGGATCAGTCAACGCAACCGACCCTAGAATCAAGCGGTCAATCCCCAATTTGAGATAATCAGTCGCAAGCTCGTAAGTGCGAATGCCACCGCCAAGCTCAATCGTACCGGTAAACGCCTGCCGAATCGCCGTAATCGTCGCTAAGTTTTCAGGACGACCAGACTTGGCCCCGTCTAAATCAACCATGTGTAGTTGCTGCAGGCCCGCCGCATTAATTTGTTGGGCTTGAACGACAGGGTCAGAATTGATTAACGTTGCTTGTTTAAAATCACCTTGGTAGAGCCGGACACTCTGACCGGCCCGTAAATCAATTGCTGGAAAAATCATTTGCACTCACCATTTCCTTAAAAGCTGCTAGTTGTTTCAGTCCGACTTGCCCACTCTTTTCCGGGTGAAACTGCATGCCAATCACATTTTGCCGCTGGACGATACTTGGGACCTGGACGCCGTGTTGGACCGTCGCCACAATTTCTGCTGCCGGGCAAACCGCGTAGTACGAATGAACGAAGTAAGTATAAGCTGCGTCAATACTGGCAAAGGGACTGTCAGAACGCTGGAGTTCATTCTGATTCCAACCCATCTGTGGGACTTTGACATTCAAGTCCGTTGGCAGAGCAGTAACGTGGCCGCTTAACAACCCCAGACCCGAATGCTCACCGTATTCTGAGCTACTCTCAAACAACAGTTGCATACCCAGACAAATCCCCAAAATGGGCTTACCATTCTGCGCTAATGTCTGTAATACGCTAACTAGTCGTCGTTCTTTCAAAGCAGCCATCGCCGCTGCGAAAGCCCCTACGCCGGGTAAAATGATCGCATCGGCGACCGCTAATTGTTGCGGGTCAGCCGTTAAAACGGTTGGCACTTGCAGGTAGTCAAAAGCTTTCTTCAGATTACGAGTATTGCCCGTATCATAATCGACGATCGCAAACATTTAAATCACACCTTTCGTGGAGTTGACCCCCTGAATATCAGGATTGATCGTGACGGCCGCCCGCATTGCCCGTCCGAACGCTTTGAACAAACTTTCAACTTTGTGATGGGTATTACGGCCGTACAGGATCCGTGCATGCAAATTCATTTCGGCAGCGAAAGCGACAGCCTGGAAGAAATCCTCAACTGTTTCAGTATCCAACCCACCGAGCCGCGGGTTAGTGAGTTCAGCATCAAAGACTAAGTAAGAACGCCCACTTAAATCGACACTGACTTGCCCCAACGTTTCATCCATGGGGACAAATTCCGTCCCGTACCGTTCAATTCCCTGCTTATCACCCAGCGCCTGCTTAAAGCATTCACCAAGCACGATTCCCGTATCTTCAGTCGTGTGGTGCGGGTCAACGTCGAGGTCGCCATGACACTTCACGACCAGCCCGAAGCGCCCGTGCTTCGCAAATAAGTTCAACATGTGGTTCAAAAAACCAATTCCGGTATCAATTTCGATACCACTCTGCTCATCTAAATTCAAACTGATTTCAATCTGGGTTTCTTTCGTTTCACGTTTAATCGTTGCTTGTCGCATATTCATTTCCTCCTCATCTACTAAAACGACTATCGACTGTGGTCACAATCAGTATCAACTAATGGTTGCTCCTTAATCATAGTAAGTGTCGAAACGGCTCTCAATCGCCCGTGCGTGGCCTTCCAGACCTTCGACCCGCGCCAACGTGGTAATCGCTGGGGCTTCTTTTGCCAACGCATCCTTGGTGTACTGAATAAAGGACGTCCGCTTAACGAAATCATAGACGCCAAGTGGTGATGAGAACCGCGCCGTGCCACTTGTTGGTAAGATGTGGTTCGGGCCTGCCACGTAGTCGCCAAGTGGCTCGGAAGCGTAGCGCCCTAGGAAGACGGATCCTGCATTTTTGATTAAATTCAAATATTGAGTGGGATTTTTCAGTTGTACTTCCAAGTGTTCTGGTGCCACCGTGTTCATCAAGTCAAACATTTCTTCAACTTTCGCAACAACGGCAATGAACCCTTTTTCGTTGACCGCTTCCGTGGCAATCGCTTCTCGTGGTAAAACTTTCAACTGCGACGTCACGTTGTCACTAACGGCCTGCGCCAGATCGGCACTATCCGTAATCAAGATTGGTCGAGCACGCTGATCATGTTCAGCCTGGCTCAGTAAGTCAGCCGCTAATTGACGTGGATCGGCGGAATCATCCGCTAAAATCCCAATTTCTGACGGACCGGCGACCATGTCGATTGCTACCTGACCAAAGACTTGTTTTTTCGCAGTAGCCACAAAGACGTTGCCGGGACCAATAATCTTGTCAACTGCTGGAATTGATTCCGTCCCATAAGCTAAAGCAGCAATCGCTTGAGCACCACCGACCTGATAAATGGCGTCGACGCCAGCGATTTTGGCTGCGGCCAACACTGCCGGATTGATACCATCTACTTGCGGGGGTGTGACCATAATGACTTCGCTGACACCAGCGATTTTAGCAGGCAACGCACTCATCAGTAACGTTGACGGATACGCGGCCGTGCCACCGGGAACGTATAATCCGACCCGCTTGAGCGGTAACAGTTTTTGCCCGCGAAGGACCCCAGGTTGTTCCGCATCAATGAACCCCGTCGCCTTTTCTTTTTCGTGAAAACTCGTGATATTACGCTTTGCTAACAACAAGGCGTCCTTTACTTGGGGATCTAAGTTCGCATAAGCGTCGTCAATCACCGCTTGTGACAATTTAAAATCCGTCACATCGACGTTATCGAATTGTGCTTCATAGGCTTTAACGGCCGCATCTCCCTTTTCAATGACGTTAGCGATGATATCTCGCACGGCTGATTCAACTTTCAGGTCTGTCAATTGCTGGGTCTTAGTTTGAACTAAGCGTTTTAAACTAGCTAAATCTTTATTAATAATTTTCATTAGACAAACTCCTTTGGATTATTCATATTGATAACTGCGGCTAACCGGTCAACTAAATCAAAGATGGCGGTTTGCTGTTGTTTTAAAGCCAACCGGTTGACTACTAACCGCGTCGACACAGGTTGTAGATAGTCATAAATCTGTAAATGATTCTCCCGAATCGTGGTTCCGGTCTCAGTAATATCCACAATGGCATCGGCTAGCCCGGTCAACGGGGCCAATTCAACTGACCCCTCAATCTTGATGATTTCAACGTCTTGACCCAAACGATCAAAATAGCGTTGGGTAATCAGCGGGTACTTAGTCCCAATAATTTTCCGTCGTGGTGCAACCGGATCAAAGTCAGCAGTGGAAGCAAGTACGAATTGGCACTGGCCAACGCCCAAGTCTAAAAGTTCGTATTGGGTACTCTCGTGTTCCGTCAGAATATCACTCCCAACGATTCCGATATCGGCAGCACCTCGTTCGAGAAAGGTCGTCACATCAGGACCCTTTGCCAAGATAAACTCATAGGGCTGCGTCTCAGAATCAAAAATCAAGCGACGTTGCTTGTTACGAACTTGGGTACAATCCAACCCAGCCTGTTCAAGTAATGGCAGCACTTGTTGTTCCACGCGCCCCTTAGTCAAAGCAATCTTCAATCGTGTTTCAGTCATTGGTCACACCTCCAGTTAAATCAATCAGTTGGGCATTCAAACGTTGTGCTTCGATGCGCGCACCTGCCAAATCATCAGCTAAACTCAAAATGGCGTGCGATTGCTTTGCCAAGTAGGCTTCGGCTTGTGCCCACTGGGCAGGTTCAAAATAGATCAACTGTTCCGCATAGGCGGTTTGTTGATTAGTCGCTAAGGTCGTTAATAGGTCAACATTGAGGCCCATACCCACGGCTGGTTCGGCTTCAGCCTGAAAGTTTGTCAGCAATTTGTCATAGCGCCCGCCACTAAACAAGTAGCCTGCACCTGCCTGTGAATACCCCCGAAAAGTAAGCCCAGTATAATATTTTTGCGGGGCCTGACTACTCAAATCCACTGAAATGGCTTGCTTTGGCATCGTCTGCCGCATCCAAGTAACAACCGTTTGTAGCCGTTTAATACTCGGCTGAACTGTAGCGGGTAACGGTGCGGCCGCTAATTCTTGAAAGATACGTTCTGGTCGACCGAACAAGCGTGGCCACGCCTGGAGAAAAGCATAAAGTGGTTGCGTGCGATACTTACCAATCAAACTCGTGTAACGGGGAACCTGCTTATCAAACAGCGCAGTCAAAATCGCTTGCTGTTCAGTTGTATCGTCTGTCAAACTCGCTACGACCCGTTGTGCAAATTGGGCGTCGCCTAACTCGATCTCGACAGCATCCGCAATCAGTTCACTTGAAAGCTGATTAGCAATCGTCAAACATTCAAATTCAGCTTTTAGCGACGCGTAGCCGACCAATTCAACCCCCGCTTGCGTGATCTGGTTATACGAGCCCGATAGCTGTCGGCTCACCCGGAAGATATCACCAACGTAACCGAATTTTTGGGGTAACGGCACGTT from Lactiplantibacillus paraplantarum includes the following:
- a CDS encoding sugar O-acetyltransferase, with protein sequence MSELAKLTAGEWYQFKDAEVAAQKARAAQLCQEFNQIDATDPDAQTVKMQAILGSYGRNLSVQANFNCDNGRNIHVGDNFLSNYNLTILDIAPVRIGDNVMIGPNVDIYTVNHPLTARGRRANLAQGHPVTIGDDVWIGGRVVITPGVTIGNNVVVAAGAVVTHDVPDNVLVAGVPAKVIRTLE
- a CDS encoding FAD-dependent oxidoreductase, which translates into the protein MKVIVVGSSHGGYETVRGILAAQPDTEIQWYEKGDFLSFLSCGMQLYLEGTVKDVNAVSYATPAGMQAQGVHVFVNSEISKVDPASHSVHVIDHATGDERDEAYDKLVLSVGAVPFDLPVPGHDLANIYAMRGRDWAIKLKAKTVDPSVKNVVVIGSGYIGIEAAEVFAKAGMHVTVIDLLPRLLSLYLDQEFTDILTKTMADHGIYAAVGQGIKAYEGVDDHVTKVVTDQGEYPADLVVTAAGIRPATGFLKDVVDLDDHGLIKINDHLQTSDTDIYAVGDATLVPFAPTGKDNRIALATNARRQGRIAAKNLLGENVPMPAVSGSSALSVFDYHFASTGVKEGTADKLGVKTASVLVTDTIRPKFVSEDAGNTKVWFKLTFDPTDGHVLGAQIMSKYDVTANINAISVAIQAKLTVADLAYTDFFFQPGFDRPWNIINVAAQKAAATLN
- the hisI gene encoding phosphoribosyl-AMP cyclohydrolase; its protein translation is MTPDFEKGDGLLTTVVTDSDTKDVLMVAWMNAESYHRTVTSGQTWFWSRSRQELWHKGATSGNLQDVVSMTLDCDQDTLLVTVHPHGPACHTGHTSCFFNPVELENEG
- a CDS encoding NAD(P)-dependent oxidoreductase — translated: MMKLGWIGTGVMGAAIVRNLMAAGYDMTVYNRTKSKADALVAAGATWADTPAAVAQMSDVVFTMVGFPQDVDQVYFGNHGIFSGLAAGKTVIDMTTSQPKLAVKIATYAREHAMHALDAPVSGGDIGAQNATLTVMVGGDTATYETMLPLFNVLGHKVNHFGDAGTGQHAKMANQIMIAGTMTGLTEMLLYTKAAGLDPEKVLATLSSGGADNWSMDNYVPRILKDDYTPGFFARHFLKDLRIALSEADAMGLNLVATAQAKRLYEVMVDVKGLGDQGTQGLINIY
- the hisF gene encoding imidazole glycerol phosphate synthase subunit HisF codes for the protein MLAKRIIPCLDVADGRVKKGVNFVNLTDVGDPVAIAAAYQQQGADELVFLDIAATNEHRETMATMVEQVSAQVFMPLTIGGGISSVADMQRILRAGADKTAINSAAVANPELIRAGAEKFGNQCIVVAIDAAWDSSTQQYRVYTHGGQQATDLDAIAWAKQAVALGAGELLVTSMDRDGTKAGFDTKLYQALGAAVNVPIIASGGAGNLQDFVDVFRTTPIDGALAASVFHFGELTIADVKTRLRERGVGVR
- the hisC gene encoding histidinol-phosphate transaminase, coding for MKASIKRLKPYVPEKPLATLQAELGVAKLVRLSANENPYGTSPAVAEAVKNWDFAQSNRYPDAEAAVLRQAVAAQQQIDPASIVFSVGLDEMIVMLSRTFLAPDDQVLVSTPTFSEYGLHAEIEGAKLVSVPTLSNDHVDFTSLLRAITPQVKMVWLCNPNNPTGTVESLASIEAFIQQVPTDTMVLIDEAYIDFVPAASQVTAMQLPAKYANVAVMRTFSKAYGLANFRVGYAVFNLQYASTMQTIRLPYNVNSLAQVAALAAINDADFVQTIVQKNATERTKWLTFLDEQGLTYDQSGANFIFFNYPAADRLADYLRQHGYLIRTGLRPGWLRVTIGTADDNRQVQQLMREFKA
- the hisE gene encoding phosphoribosyl-ATP diphosphatase; amino-acid sequence: MQNMEELYELIKQRKATPKKGSYTDYLFTKGLDKILKKVGEESTEVIVAAKNPGDDELTYETADLLYHVLVLLVERGVSFDQIKQELAKREGKMSDYKDRPEINNL
- the hisA gene encoding 1-(5-phosphoribosyl)-5-[(5-phosphoribosylamino)methylideneamino]imidazole-4-carboxamide isomerase; this translates as MIFPAIDLRAGQSVRLYQGDFKQATLINSDPVVQAQQINAAGLQQLHMVDLDGAKSGRPENLATITAIRQAFTGTIELGGGIRTYELATDYLKLGIDRLILGSVALTDPQLVKQLLSEFGGERIVIGLDGTNGYVAIKGWLEQSQTKMSTLMKTMTASGAKHFIVTDVARDGTMQGPNLALYQELQAQVPTANLIASGGVRNLTDVQVLQASGFKDVIIGKALAEGGVTLAELAGVTKC
- a CDS encoding TerC family protein, with product MLHLIEQLYGPFFSATNWGNVITSANDWLIILSLAIIECLLSVDNAVVLAAQTQSLDNLQEREKSLFYGLWGAYVFRFLIIGIGTYLISFWEIKVLGAAYLVYLVYRYFSQPKNGAAVAQKPKKQRRFFGLSNFWSVVIQIEMMDIIFSIDSVLASLAISDNPVIVLIGGMIGIACMRGIAEVIMRLMRKIPELETMAYCLIVLIAIKLFISIPAIGWDIPATAFGGIVLVAFMITLLIHFWRRLRNEQRVEGKVRK